The genomic window ACTAGGTGTGGCCAGCCAGCATTTCTCCCACCGTGGCCTCTGTGTTGTGGAACAGAGAAGTAGTGTCACCTCATCTTGGACTTCAGGGACCTGGAGTCCCCCCTGCCCCCCATCAAATGCTTCCTGCAATACTTTGCACACCAGAGACTGGGCCTCCCCAGATCCAGGGGGACAGGGGTCCCTGGGGGAGTCCCCAGGGCCAGCCCCTCCAGGCCAGCTGCACACACTTGACACTGATTTGCACAGTCTTGCACAAATAGGGGGTAAGAGCCCAGTGGCTGGGGTGGGCAATGGGGGTAGCCTCTGGCCTAGGGAGTCCCCTGGCACTGCCAATGGGCACAGTCCCGAGCACACACCCCCTGGCCCTGGACCTCCAGGCCCCTGCCCCACCAAGCGAAGGCTGCTTCCTGCTGGAGAAGCCCCAGATGTCAGCTCTGAGGAAGAGGGGCCAGCCCCCCGGAGGCGCCGGGGATCCCTGGGCCACCCTACTGCTGCCAACAGTTCTGATGCCAAAGCCACATCCTTCTGGAGCCACCTGCTGCCTGGGCCCAAAGAGCCTGTTTTGGTAAGCCAATAAAGgagttcatttacttttttttttttttttttttttttgacatggggtctcactccatcattgctggagtgcagtggcacaatctcagctcaatctcagctcactgcaacctccttctcccaggctcaagcaatcctccaacttcAGATTCTCGAAtatttgggaccacaggcacatgacattgcacccagctaatttttggtattggtagaaatggggtttcgccatgttgcccaggctggtctcaaactcctgagctcaagtgatccacccacctcggccttccaaagtattgtgattacaggtgtgagccactgctcctgtcCTTCATGTACTCTTACGTGGATATTTGTGTGGGTAAAGGTGGAGGCCCAGGGGGCGGGGTGTTCCTTTGAGAGTCTGTGATGAGCTTCTGCCCCAAAACATACGTGGCTTTCACCCTGTCTCTTTTCCCAATCATTTCTCTCCATAGGACCCAACAGACTGCAGTCCCATGGGGCGGAGGCTGAAAGGAGCCCGTCGCCTGAAGCTGTAAGTGACCAGCTTTTTGCTCTACCCTGTCCCTGAGAATGGGGACAGAAGTCTGTAATCTTTCCAGCATCGGAGTAGGGGACCCCAGGGCAGAAGCCCTAGATAGTGGCAAAGGGTGGAGTTCAAGGACATGAGCAGGAATCCCAGAATACCTCAAGCCAACCCCCTGTGTGTCCCTTCCTCTACCAGGAGCCCCCTTCGAAGCCTCCGGAAGGGGCCAGGCCTGCTGAGCGCCCCCAGTGCCTCCCCTGTTCCTACCCCTGCTGTCAGCCGTACCCTGCTGGGCAACTTTGAGGTAGCTCCCCTCAGGCTTTGTGATTGTGGGGGTCCTGGGAGAGGTGGGATGATGGAACGTGGCTTGGATGGATAAGGAAAAGAATTGGCATCTCTCTCATAATATGTTTTCCCTACCCTGATCCCAGGAATCATTGCTGCGAGGACGTTTTGCACCATCTGGCCACATTGAGGGCTTCACAGCAGAAATTGGAGCTAGTGGGTCATACTGCCCCCAGCATGTCACGCTGCCTGTCACTGTCACATTCTTTGATGTTTCTGAGCAAAATGCCCCGGCTCCCTTCCTGGTATGCCTTGACTCCAACCCCAAAGTCAGCTCATCAGGAGGATAAGGAAttggggcggggctgggggcaAGAGGTATTTTTTACTTATTCCTCACCTAGGAGTGAGTCAGGGCCAGGTGAGGAGAACTCTAGTGTAGGGCAGGGGCAGGTTCAGGGTGAGAGACTGTGGAGAGGGACATGTATTTAGGGCTCAGAGTTTTCCTAGTCCCCACCTTGACTGATGGCTCCCTGGCCTTCCCAGGGCATCGTGGATCTGAACCCCCTGGGGAGGAAGGGTTACAGCGTGCCCAAGGTGGGCACCGTCCAAGTGGTGAGTTTGCCCTgagggagtgggagtggggagagaggaaagcAGCCCTCAGGCTGTACCAACCTTGACTGTCCTGTCCCCAGACCTTATTTAACCCCAACCAGACTGTGGTAAAGATGTTCCTCGTGACCTTTGACTTCTCGGACATGCCTGCTGCCCACATGACCTTCCTTCGCCATCGCCTCTTTTTGGTGCCTGTGGGTGAGGAGGGAAATGCTAACCCCACCCACCGCCTCCTCTGCTACTTGCTGCACCTCAGGTGAGGAGAGGGCCCAGGGACGGCTGGGGAGGCCCAGGTATCCCTTCCCTGAAGAGGATCTCTCCTTGCTTCGATACTGTTTGGATTCTtgcttggtttatttttaaatttttatgtatgtgtgtatgtgtgtgtgtgtgtgtgtgtgtgtgtgtgtgtatttatttatttatttatttatttttagagacagagtcttgctatgttgctcaggctggtctccaactcctgggctcaagcagtcctcccacctggacctcccaaagcactggaattacaggcatgagccactgcgcccagcctggattCTTAATTTGATAACATTGTCCTCCTCCAGGTTCCGGAGCTCCCGCTCAGGCCGCTTAAGCCTGCATGGAGATATCCGCCTGCTTTTTTCCCGCCGGAGCCTGGAGCTGGACACAGGGCTCCCTTACGAACTGCAGGCTGTGACCGAGGCCCCTCATAATCCACGTTATTCACCTTTGCCCTGATTGCCAGCACTCTGAATCCATGCGGCCTAACGACCTGCCCATCCTGCTCCATCTTAGAGAACATATATGGAGAGACAGCAAGAGACCCTTCAGGCTTGAATTAAAGCCCTCACCATGCTCTTGCCCAAATGGATTATTTGGGTGTTTAAAGCTTCTGATCCTTACTACACCCTGCCCTACTCGGGTACTCCATGTGCCTGTCCCCTCCCTTGGGTTTCCCAGGCCAGCTTAGGTAGGGAGGAACCGGAGCTACACTGAGGTTGTCCCAAGTTCCCAGGCAAGTTATGCCAGCGTTGCCTCCCCATCCTGGGCAGGGgccacttattattttatttatttttaatttataatttattcaaattGGATTGCCTTGGTAACCTCCCACACCTGATAATTGGCATCACTCCCCCCCCTTCCCACTCTCAGATATTGCTCCAACCTCAAGAGTTGAAGAGGCTTACGCCGGGAGTAGGAGGAGAACTGCTCTCCCTCAGTTGAGGGAAGAGGGGCTATTCCAGAGGGACTGAGTCAGTAGCCAAAGACTCAGCTTCCCCTGCCCTTCCCCTAGTCCCTTCACTTCCCCTACCCTCTGACCTATCTCTGAAAGCCAAGTTAGGcgtttgtgtgtgtacacaagCTTGtctttgtgtggtgtgtgtgtgtgagagagtgtacatgtatgcacacacacaggggtTAACCACCCCTCACCTAGGGCTCCAGACTCCAGTTGTCCCTCTCCTCCTGCCTGTGTCTCCTTGCTTTGGGGTCCTGACTGAAGAAGGTGTCCAGGGGGCAGAGTCAGGGCCAAGCACTGGGGTGCCTCCACTCACCTGGCCAGACTCTGACCCACCTACCTCAGCTGGGGTGAGGGGCACCCCTCAAACTCAGTCATGTGGTTCCAAACTACCCCATTCCCCACTCCAGACTCTGACCCAGCCTCAGTCCTGACTCCTGAGGCTGGGCTGAGGGGAACAAGCATTTGCTGAAActtgaaaaaacaaagcaaatcagaaacaggaaaaaattgtACCTGgtacttttttttagaaaaaaaaaagattaaaaaagaaagaataaattcttGTTTGGAAACTTGAACTAAGCtctacttttgttgttgttgttgttggggagAGGGTGCGAAGGGGGATAGAGGGCCTTCCTGGAGCTGGGACTCAGCCCTTTCTACCAGAGAGGAAGCAACAGGCCTGGGCCCATGAGGTCTTAGGCTAGTCCCTGCTGATTCCTGGGGCCTGGTCTTGCTCCTTTCGGAGGGGTTGGTGGGTAAAGTTGAGTCCTAGAAGCTGAATTCTGAATTGTAGATCAGGATTCTGATACTGGTTCTGTTAATGACTTTAGCCCTTCAGAACTTCAG from Macaca thibetana thibetana isolate TM-01 chromosome 15, ASM2454274v1, whole genome shotgun sequence includes these protein-coding regions:
- the ATOSB gene encoding atos homolog protein B isoform X2 → MRHVQAEPSPSSEPEAGPSQPPVRQGALQGGLLMGYSPAGGATSPGVYQVSIFSPPAGTSEPHRALKRQAPPTEGPRELKRGPGLGAREGLPPEEPSTVGLLGPEGLGLGLGVASQHFSHRGLCVVEQRSSVTSSWTSGTWSPPCPPSNASCNTLHTRDWASPDPGGQGSLGESPGPAPPGQLHTLDTDLHSLAQIGGPCPTKRRLLPAGEAPDVSSEEEGPAPRRRRGSLGHPTAANSSDAKATSFWSHLLPGPKEPVLDPTDCSPMGRRLKGARRLKLSPLRSLRKGPGLLSAPSASPVPTPAVSRTLLGNFEESLLRGRFAPSGHIEGFTAEIGASGSYCPQHVTLPVTVTFFDVSEQNAPAPFLGIVDLNPLGRKGYSVPKVGTVQVTLFNPNQTVVKMFLVTFDFSDMPAAHMTFLRHRLFLVPVGEEGNANPTHRLLCYLLHLRFRSSRSGRLSLHGDIRLLFSRRSLELDTGLPYELQAVTEAPHNPRYSPLP
- the ATOSB gene encoding atos homolog protein B isoform X1; its protein translation is MRHVQAEPSPSSEPEAGPSQPPVRQGALQGGLLMGYSPAGGATSPGVYQVSIFSPPAGTSEPHRALKRQAPPTEGPRELKRGPGLGAREGLPPEEPSTVGLLGPEGLGLGLGVASQHFSHRGLCVVEQRSSVTSSWTSGTWSPPCPPSNASCNTLHTRDWASPDPGGQGSLGESPGPAPPGQLHTLDTDLHSLAQIGGKSPVAGVGNGGSLWPRESPGTANGHSPEHTPPGPGPPGPCPTKRRLLPAGEAPDVSSEEEGPAPRRRRGSLGHPTAANSSDAKATSFWSHLLPGPKEPVLDPTDCSPMGRRLKGARRLKLSPLRSLRKGPGLLSAPSASPVPTPAVSRTLLGNFEESLLRGRFAPSGHIEGFTAEIGASGSYCPQHVTLPVTVTFFDVSEQNAPAPFLGIVDLNPLGRKGYSVPKVGTVQVTLFNPNQTVVKMFLVTFDFSDMPAAHMTFLRHRLFLVPVGEEGNANPTHRLLCYLLHLRFRSSRSGRLSLHGDIRLLFSRRSLELDTGLPYELQAVTEAPHNPRYSPLP
- the ATOSB gene encoding atos homolog protein B isoform X3 yields the protein MGRRLKGARRLKLSPLRSLRKGPGLLSAPSASPVPTPAVSRTLLGNFEESLLRGRFAPSGHIEGFTAEIGASGSYCPQHVTLPVTVTFFDVSEQNAPAPFLGIVDLNPLGRKGYSVPKVGTVQVTLFNPNQTVVKMFLVTFDFSDMPAAHMTFLRHRLFLVPVGEEGNANPTHRLLCYLLHLRFRSSRSGRLSLHGDIRLLFSRRSLELDTGLPYELQAVTEAPHNPRYSPLP